A region from the Chloroflexota bacterium genome encodes:
- a CDS encoding LysM peptidoglycan-binding domain-containing protein — MRSSTPKPLRKRWLLALIAAMVLLLFLVPAVQAAPDASPQASGSCGYWYTVKSGDSWTKLASWTGVSVSALKAANPSHIHPYNWLYIGHTLWIPCGQPYPPHPPPPPHPPQPPHPP, encoded by the coding sequence ATGCGATCATCGACCCCCAAACCTCTGCGAAAGAGATGGCTCCTGGCTTTGATAGCAGCCATGGTTTTGTTGCTATTCCTTGTACCGGCAGTGCAAGCGGCTCCGGACGCTTCGCCCCAGGCTTCCGGTTCGTGTGGTTATTGGTATACCGTAAAGTCGGGCGATTCATGGACTAAGTTGGCTAGCTGGACCGGGGTTTCGGTGTCGGCCTTGAAGGCCGCCAATCCGTCCCATATCCATCCCTACAACTGGTTGTATATTGGCCATACGCTGTGGATTCCATGTGGCCAGCCATATCCGCCCCATCCGCCGCCGCCGCCCCATCCGCCGCAGCCACCCCATCCGCC